The genomic interval TCGATCGCGCCAAGACTCATCAAGCTGGCCGTGACTCCGGTGTAGGCCATCACGTTGGTGGCAAACAGCATCGACAATGGGATCGCCAGGGCAACAATGATGCCAGCCCTGAGGTTGCCCAGCATCAACAGCAGCACCACGATCACCAACATGCCGCCTTCGGTCAGGTTGGTCAGCACCGTTTTCAGCGTTCGCCCGATCAGCGCCGCGCGGTCGTAGGTCACTTCTAGTCGGACGCCATCGGGCAGGGTGACTTCGATTTCCTGCAGACGTTCTTTGGCGGCCATGACGACGGTGCGAGAATTTTCGCCGATCAGCATCATCACCAATCCGGTCACTGCTTCGCCACGTCCATCGCGGGTAACGGCTCCTTGGCGGGTCATCGGTTCGATGCATACTTTGGCGATGTCGCGAACCAAGATCGGATTTCCGTCGGCCTCGCGTCGAATGACCACCGATTCGATGTCGTCGGGCGTTTTGAGAAGCGAAACGCCGCGGATAAACCGCTGCTCGCCGTGATGGATCACGTATCCGCCGCCGGATGTGCTGTTGTTTTGCTCCAGCCGTTGGAACAGCAATTCCATTGATATGCCGTAGCTGGTCATCCGATCGGGATCGGGCTGTACCTCAAACGTTTTGTAGTAGCCCCCGTGGGTATTGATCTCCGTCACCCCTTTGACTTCCCGCAATCGTGGCGCGATGTCCCATTCGAGCATCGTGCGCAGTTCCATCGGCGAGTGGTTGGGGCTGCGGACTTCGAATTGCAGGATTTCGCCCAGTGCGGTGGTGAGCGGGCCTACCGTAGGGTTGCCGTAGCCGGGTGGGATGTTGCTTGCAGCGTCGGGAAGTCGTTCGGTAACAAGATTTCGGGCACGATAAATATCGGTGCCTTCCTCGAAAACGATGGTGACCACCGAGATGCCGAACTTGGAGACACTGCGGAGTTCTTCCACATTGGGCAACCCGCCCATGGTGCTTTCCACGGGATAGGTCACGTACCGTTCGACTTCGACCGGCGACAGCGATCCCGCGTCGGTCACCACTTGGACTTGGACATTGGTCATGTCCGGAACGGCGTCGATCGGCAGGTTCAGAGCCGAGTAAAGTCCGGCTCCCGCCATCAGCAGGGTCAAAATGATGACGAGCCCGCGATTGGTCAGCGAGAGTTCAATGATTCGGGTCAGCATTTCGGGTTCTACTCGCCTTCGCCTTGCAGCAGCAACTCTGACTTCAGCAAGAAAGCGCCGTTGGTGACAACCAACTGGCCAGGCGAAAGCCCCTCGGTGACTTCGACCCACTCATCGGAGGCTTGTCCGGTTGTGATGTCGACTCGTTTGAACTGCCCACCATTGAGATCCACGAAAACGAACTGTTGATTCTCGTGTTGAATGACCGACTCAGGTTTGACTGAGAGAGCCTGTTTGGCGTGGCCGATCGGAACCGTGACGCGAACAAACATGCCGGGACGCAGGAGTCCGTCGGTGTTGTTGATCGAAGCGACGAGGGGGACCGAATTGGTATCCGATTGAACTTCGCGACCCAAGTAATTCACGGTGGCGGTAAACTGCTGGCCCTGGAGCGCCGGAACGGCGACTGAAACGGGCGTTCCGGTCTGCAGAGAGACCGCCGACCAGTCGCTCTCGCGAATGCTAGCCTCAACGTAGAGCGAATCCGTGTTGGCGAGGACGATTAAGCAATCACCGCGGGCGACCCGTTCGCTGCCAGCGAAATGGCGAGCTTCCACCGTTCCGGAAAATGGCGCTCGTATCTCCAGTCGCGAGAGGGCTTCCTCATTGCTCAAATTTGCGTTGGCCCGATCTTCTTTGTAGCCCAACAGGGTCTCGACCGCTTGCCAAGCGAGGTTCAACTGGCGATCCGCTTCGTCCAAGTCCGCTTGGGCGCTAAGCAAGGCTTGATCGGCGGCAAAGGTGGCTTGGTCACGTGCGGTGCGAAACTCGGTTTCGGCCAACTGACGTTCGCCTTCACGCTCCCGTACCGTTCGGCCGGAGACGGAGCCCGAAGCCACCAGCGGTCGTACTTTTTCCAGCAACTCGTCGGCCAATCGCATTTTGGAGTAAGCCGACAGGATCTGTTGTCGATAGGTTCCCAGTGCCCGGTTGTTCAAGGCGGCTTCGATCGTCTTCATCGAATCTCCTTGATCCAGCATCTGGGACAATTCTCGCAAGTTGCTTGCGATCGTCGCTTCACGTTGGAAAACTTGCTGAGCGATCTCACGTTCCTGTCGGCGTTTCAGGATTTCTGCTCTCGCTTGTCCGATTTCAGGACTTCGCAAAATCGCGATCAAATCACCGGTCTGAACATGCTGCCCCGGGGTAACGTGCATTTCCGCCAAGATTCCGTCCATAGGAGCTTTGACATCGACATGCTTGGTCTCGTCGTACCTCAGACGTCCGGGCACGGTATGAAAATGCTGCACTGCCTGCGATTGGGCAGGCGCGCTCTGTAATTGAGCGACCCTGACTTTGCCTGCGGGCAGTACCAACGTATCTGCCAACGGCGTCTCAGAGTCGGCAGATTCCGCGTCGGCAGATTCCGCTTCCTCGATTGGTCCGCTTTTCGAATTGATATGATGCATCACCAACCAACCGCCCCCCATCACGGCCAAGACGAGCAGCGTTGGCAAACCTTTGAGAAGATTTTGAATCGGACTGGTTTTCGGAGTTTCCACAGGTGCTTCGATCATCGGGGCGGGGTTCTTGTGTTGGTGTTGGCATTGTTTTCTCAGTCCATGTTTTTGTCCCATGCATCGCAATCAGAGTGAGCCTCAGGCGCTAGC from Stieleria varia carries:
- a CDS encoding efflux RND transporter periplasmic adaptor subunit, with translation MIEAPVETPKTSPIQNLLKGLPTLLVLAVMGGGWLVMHHINSKSGPIEEAESADAESADSETPLADTLVLPAGKVRVAQLQSAPAQSQAVQHFHTVPGRLRYDETKHVDVKAPMDGILAEMHVTPGQHVQTGDLIAILRSPEIGQARAEILKRRQEREIAQQVFQREATIASNLRELSQMLDQGDSMKTIEAALNNRALGTYRQQILSAYSKMRLADELLEKVRPLVASGSVSGRTVREREGERQLAETEFRTARDQATFAADQALLSAQADLDEADRQLNLAWQAVETLLGYKEDRANANLSNEEALSRLEIRAPFSGTVEARHFAGSERVARGDCLIVLANTDSLYVEASIRESDWSAVSLQTGTPVSVAVPALQGQQFTATVNYLGREVQSDTNSVPLVASINNTDGLLRPGMFVRVTVPIGHAKQALSVKPESVIQHENQQFVFVDLNGGQFKRVDITTGQASDEWVEVTEGLSPGQLVVTNGAFLLKSELLLQGEGE